Genomic window (Helianthus annuus cultivar XRQ/B chromosome 3, HanXRQr2.0-SUNRISE, whole genome shotgun sequence):
gcgttgcggggcgatggccgaataattctcaatcaattaaaaaaacactattatagttttgtaacgatgataagaccgtaggTCTGAGCTCAGGACAAAACTGTAGTTTGTAAGGAACTAAGgattaatgagcgagtgttaggcaacTCTTTGacatgaaaaaaaattaaatccagtcaaccaattaaaaaaacatttttatagttttgctaaaaaaactaaaaggatagcaatactgtaatttgaactgagggcaaagttGTATTTCTTGACTTggctaaaatcgtaatttggcaaaagttaaagtgatggcaatactataaatttgaaccagagacaaaatcgtaattttaagctggggacaaaactatatttttaatttgaacCGGAGcaaatcaaaattttgaactaagagcaaaatcgtaattttgaattagGGGGGTAAAAGAatacttttattttgaaccgggcaaaaacaaaattttaaactgaaggcgaaatcataatttttaaaaCGGGGTGGAAATGCAAAATCGTCATTTTTAGTTTGGGacaaaagcaaaaatttattttgaactgggtcAATATTGTAATTGTAATCTGaggataaaatcataattttgaaccgaggacAAAGTTGTAATTTTGAGCGAGGgactaaaaaataaatttattttgaactggaggcaaaaacgtaattttattttaaattaaggacgaaaccgtaattttaaaacgaatataaaataataaaacggtTGGTCTAATAGGGAAGTGCCACGCAGCTGCGTGGCACTATTCCCCTAAGTTGCTTTTGTATATGTAGGACTgagagcaaaatcgtaattttgaattagGGGGTAAAAGCATACTTTTATTTTAAaccgggcaaaaacataattttaaactgaaggcgaaatcataatttttaaaaCGAGGTGGAAATGCAAAATCGTCATTtttagtttggggcaaaagcaaaaaaattattttgaactggggccaaTATTGTAATTGTAATCTggggataaaatcataattttgaaccgaggacaaagtcgtaattttgagcgaaggcgaaatcataatttttaaagCGGGGTGGAAATGCAAAATCGTCATTTTTAGTTTGTGGCAAAAGCAAAAATTCATTTTGAACTGGGGCCAATATTGTAATTGTAATctggggataaaatcgtaattttgaaccgaggacAAAATCGTAGTTTTGAGCGAGGgactaaaaaataaatttattttgaaccgggcaaaaacgtaattttattttaaattaaggacgaaaccataattttaaaacaaatataaaataataaaacggCCCCTAAGTTGCTTTTGTATATGTAGGAAATATTTTGAACATAGAGAATATATATGTAACCATATTGTATCGTATAATATTAATTACATATCATATATAATactatgtatgtatgtgtgtatataaatatatgtataaaaCTGTTAGAAACTCATGAAACCTATCAATCTTTATGTATAATACCGTGAGTCATATCATGGGTTTCCAACTCACATTGTTACTATTCATTGTGTTTGTTATAGGATGCTCAAATGCTAACCATCTAAACTTGTTCAACACCTTTAAATCAGTTTTCAAACCAAAAGCCAATAGCACGACATGGGCCGTTCTGGTTGCCGGTTCAAATGGATACGAAAACTATCGTCATCAGGTGAACATTTACTCATATTTTCGTTTGTCATTTCACGGTGTATTTGTATAAAATATTCAAGTAAATAGAAGCTAACGTCTTGTGTTTGTTATGAATATTTCAGGCAGACGTTTGTCATGCGTATCAAATCCTTAGAAAAGGCGGGTTAAAGGATGAAAACATAATTGTGTTTATGTATGATGATATTGCAAACCATCCAGAAAATCCTAGGCATGGTACCATAATTAACAGCCCCCAAGGGTCAGATGTGTACGCTGGTGTGCCAAAGGTACAAGAACACTGTCACAAGTATTATTAGTTATAGTTGAATGAGAATTGCTAATTAATTAGGTAGGCTGCGTTTGATACGAAGGAAAAGAACACgaaatggaatggatcattctaaTGGAATaaaaaacatgtttggttatcatgtggtaatggaataCAGCATTCCACAACGAATGTAACTACttccaaatataacaattttcatTCTTTGGTAAGGGAGTGATTTTTTTCATTCATTTAATAAATAGaaagaaatatattattattagtattatattatatatgtatTGTTTTCGAGggatgatgaatagtaactttatttttataataatatatattttttattattttattgtttaatatattataatataatagtttattattatatttacttttaataacatatttttatttttttaaaacatatatttcctttacattttttaataattgttttttttctttttttgaacatataataatttatcgattaatttgatacttctttaataagctacgtttataacttttttctaagaAAACTTAAGTAcatagttgtgcttgattttttccctgacattccgttataagttttattaaaaacgaggttatactcataataaagtatttatttggtattaaAAAACGGTGCAATAATAAACTAAATCGTtttaatggtttgactttctaaacgaCATGCTTTATTTtaaaatcacgtttgttttacattatcatttgctcggtttcgctgcaacgcgcgatataaaaaactagttattattGTTAGtgatattaattattaatattaatatcaatatttttattattaattttttaccattaatatattatgattatgattattgttattattagaCAATTATATTTTGTGGATTTTAATAAATTATGTTACTTTATATCgtctttttttgtttatcaaactgTATAAAGTAATTATTCATTCTATTCATTCTATTGACATACAtaagtaaccaaacatcacaatgcaATGAAATGATTCATTTCATTCCGTTCTCCATTACGTTTCTTTATTCGTTGCATTCTCTCGTTCATTCTATTAGCAATGAATATTGACCTTATATTGGACATGATGTGTCAAATAAGCGTGTTATACTATCTTTTTTAAGgacttttaaaaaaaagttatattattatCTAATATTTAGATGCCGGTTATTGTATAAATTGTCTTAATGTATGCTGTGTACGAGATGCAGTATCAACATGCgatttttttaacatgcgattttggTTTTTTTCAGCAACATGcgattttttttaacatgcgatttttttttaacatgcgagATTTCCTTTCTGGGGTTATAACATGTGAACTTGCCATAGCATACGCTTCCTACGTTAAGGCATTTTGTGCGATACACTTTGTTCAAAGTAAAAGAGAAAGTTATTTACAAACCATTCAGatttaataaattaattaatagttACTTTTATGATTAATTTGATTCAAAATTTTAACAAATAGACATTTGTctatggctttatagcctagtgacatTTTAGGGGTGAGATAAGGATTTAAGACCAATAGGTGTTGAGTTCGATTCacacaagggggttttcccatattgggtttcctcctgaattggtgtataggcattatgcctagtggagatggatatgatcgagtGGTTCCACTAATGACATgataatactccagtggtccgtcagtgatcaaaatttatagttaaaaaaaaacagaaacaaatCGACACCCAGATATTGATGGGCATAAATAATTTAGAGTGGTAGTTTAGATATTCTAGGCTCAAACATGTCAGTCGTTACTTATGCGAATCTTCTCTGTATCATTTCAATTGAATTGGATTTCCCAAATTAAAGTGTATCCtttagggtggagggtatagttaatcactttaaaatgattgagtgaaatcctacccaataatattatgcTATGTCAACTTCCCATTCCACTcctcattttgcactcaatcaggggtatggttaatcaccctagggtgtttgagttatatattttttgattggtttttctctcctctctcctctctctctctctctctctcctccatcaCTCTTCAATCCATTCGGTGACTATACACCGATGTTGGTATACTCTCACCCACTCACCGATCAAGTTAATCAAGTGGGTatggtcaccgatcggtgactcCCATTCCCCGCTTAACTCACCGAACATTATACCCCCCACCCTTACAAGTTTACATCAATTTCAAGTTTAATAAATGTTTCAAAGGTCACTAAGTTAATTGAAATAGTTTTCTAGCGATCTAGTATGGCTGGCAAACTTTTTTTGACGGTCTCACTTTGTACTTCTAGCCTCTTGTTAGGAATAAtgtttaatataaaaaaactttatatatatatatattgtgttaGGATTATACAGGAAAAAGTGTGACCACCTCGAATTTCTATGCTGTGCTTCTTGGCAACAAAACCGCGGTGAAAGGTGGAAGCGGGAAAGTGCTGGCTAGCGAACCTAAAGACAGGATCTTTGTGTTTTACGCCGATCATGGCGGCCCTGGAGTACTTGGTATTGTGTTTCCATGCTTTGTTATTTTCAAGCAAGATCAACACTTTGAATTTAATTTGTTCATTTCCTTGATGACATTATGTTAATTTCATTAGGGATGCCGAACATGCCTAATCTCTACGCTAATGATTTCATCAATGTTTTGAAAACAAAGCATGCGAGCGGAACATATGATGAGATGGTGAGTGAGACACATTTGCTCTTGCTTATCTTATAGTTAATTATCAGTTGTGGGAATCGATACAATCATTTGGATGGTGATCGTAGGTGATATATGTGGAAGCATGTGAAAGTGGAAGTATTTTCCAAGGTTTGTTACCAAAAAGTCTGAACATTTATGTGACAACTGCCGCGAATCCGTACGAGAATAGTTGGGCCACATATTGTCCTGATATAGGAGAACCTACAGTACCTCCAGAGTTTTACACTTGCTTAGGTGACTTATACAGTGTTTCATGGATGGAAGACAGGTATATTGTCTAGCAGTTTGTTTAGCAACCTTCTCTTGTGTTAACAACTTAATATCATTTCCTTGTACTTCTTATTCAAGTTATTGATTTGGCCATATTTTTTGACTTTTGGTTCTTAGTGACTTGGAAGATTTGAGGCTTGAAACCTTGGAACAACAATACTTGAATGTTGGTATTGTAGTTTAGTTTTGTTGATTTAAATTTAGTAGTattgattgaaaaaaaaatcacacaaattttttagGTAAAGAAGAGGATTGCGATTGACAAGGTGACAGGCTTCGGATCTCATGCAATGCAATACGGTACCCTAAGCATAAGCAAAGAGACTATATCAAATTATCAAGGTTCCGCTCCTAGGACAATCTCTACGGATCGATTTCAAACACGTGACTCCATGGGTGTTATCGACCAAAGAGATGCGGATCTTTATTCGATGTGGCAAAGGGTATGTATTCTCATATATAGGAAAATACATGACATTTGAATATGATAGTGGATAATGTTATCTCTTATTATCTACAGTACAAGAAATCAGCTGAAGAAACACAACAGAAGGAAAACCTACTCCAGAAAATCAAGGAAATAACCGCATATAGGGCACATTTGGATAGCAGTGTCGATATGATCAAACGGTATTTATTAGGCAGTGGAGATGGACCAGTGAGAGGTGACAGATCGGCCCTTGTGGATGATTGGGACTGTCTGAAATTTATGGTGAAGAAAACTTACAATTTCTCATTTATTTATTGTACAATAATCTTATTTGTTGAGTCTTTTAGTGGGTTGCTAATTTCTTGAAGTGAATTGTTACAATCTTCAGGTTCGAACATTTGAGACACACTGTGGATCCTTGACTCAGTATGGCTTGAAACATACTCGAACATTTGCAAACATATGCAACAGTGGTGTTACAAAGAAGGCCATGAATGAAGCTTCAAAGAAGTCGTGTAGCTCGATTAAAATGGGGCAATGGGATCCTCTGATCGTCGGCTATAGTTCTTGATCCAAAAATGAGAAAACCAGTGGTAGATTTGAGGAATAAAGAAATGGTTGTTTAATTAAACTTATGACCTTTACATTTGCAATAACAATGGTAACATTATATAAAACCCAGAAATTTAAAATCTTAATAACAAATTTGAGGTCATGGATAATATATTTTCTCGTATTAAAATATTTTGCAAGCCCGAAAAACAATGTGGgtataaataatataaatttttaacccatttatttttttaatattatttcatatttcatttattttatttttttaacagctTTTCTTCTTtaactatttattttttttaaatacatacATATGTTTAACCTTTTTTTCTTAACATTTCAATATAAATTTGATTGAAATAGAGTTGTATATAAAATAAAGCTTTTCTTGGTACCGTAAACGAGTTTGGTACTTTGGTAGATCTAATTGTAGATACACATATATAAAATTCCCAATGTATTGCGCGAGACAACTTTAACTATGTTTTTTTGGTATTTCAccataaattttattgaaaatagAGTTGTAAAAAATAAAGCATTTTTAAGTATTGTAAACGGTTTTTACACGTGTTTTGAAAGTTTCGAttgtagatatatatatatatatatatatatatatatacaaaattcTCGCACATACCAACTAGTTTAATATACAATTACAAGTAGATAACTAACTAAAAGCCTAAACTAACAAAATCGATGTGTGTGTTTTTACAATTACAGATTGCAAACAAATCACAAAAATAGAGGAATTAATTTGAACCAGAGGTAACCCACCTCTATTTGTCCAAACGTGTGCCCCCTTAAGACATTTTTGTCCATATATGTGTTATGAGCCCATAACTTCAACTGTAGTGAAAACTATGGCGAATTTACTTGTGCCATTTCATAGACCACTTGCTTCTATCTAATTTGTTCAGTAATGTCAATTTTTGGTGCATCTTGTGCCACTCTTGAATACAAGGGGGTTGATTGTAgatattgttttttttaacggccaacagaatcaatgccgagcactctcggggcacccactagACCAAACGGAGTACTCTAAGTGTAACCCGGGTCCACCACCAATTCGGGGGAAAACCcatttggctcaaggatccaactcaggtttccctgggtctcctatcattgtccACCAAGGCACCAATGTCTCACTCTACACCAAGTGGGAATTGACTTTGTCAATTCCTCATGTAAGTTATTGTTAAGAGTTTGGCTGATTCAACTGATTCAGATCGCTACCAGTCCTAATCCAATATAGACTGGGTGATTCATATAGAAATTTGCTGTGTTTAGGAAGGTGAAATACTCTGATAGTCAATTGATGGTGAATTTGGGCTGGTGGGA
Coding sequences:
- the LOC110932508 gene encoding vacuolar-processing enzyme: MGFQLTLLLFIVFVIGCSNANHLNLFNTFKSVFKPKANSTTWAVLVAGSNGYENYRHQADVCHAYQILRKGGLKDENIIVFMYDDIANHPENPRHGTIINSPQGSDVYAGVPKDYTGKSVTTSNFYAVLLGNKTAVKGGSGKVLASEPKDRIFVFYADHGGPGVLGMPNMPNLYANDFINVLKTKHASGTYDEMVIYVEACESGSIFQGLLPKSLNIYVTTAANPYENSWATYCPDIGEPTVPPEFYTCLGDLYSVSWMEDSDLEDLRLETLEQQYLNVKKRIAIDKVTGFGSHAMQYGTLSISKETISNYQGSAPRTISTDRFQTRDSMGVIDQRDADLYSMWQRYKKSAEETQQKENLLQKIKEITAYRAHLDSSVDMIKRYLLGSGDGPVRGDRSALVDDWDCLKFMVRTFETHCGSLTQYGLKHTRTFANICNSGVTKKAMNEASKKSCSSIKMGQWDPLIVGYSS